The Desulfobacteraceae bacterium sequence TCGGTTAAAAGTCAGGTTGGTAATTTTTTGTTGGAAGACATTTTCATCGTCGATGATCATTCTGACGACATTCAAACCCAGGTTGTTTTGTCGAAGCTGAGGGTAGACCCGCGAATAAAAGTACTGTCCAATATGTTTTCAAAAGGACCGAGCGGGGCCCGTAATACCGGCTTGAAGGTTGCCACCGCGAGCTGGGTAATATTTTTGGATGCTGATGACTTTTTGCTTCCTGACAGTATTGAAGATCGTGTGAAAGCATTGGAGCCTTATCCGGAAATCAATTGGTGTGGCGGTGACTTTAAACAACGCTTTCCAGACGGCTCATATGGCAATGGGCCGGTTTACAGAAATGGGGAGAAAAAAACACCGGCATTCAATAATTATAGTTTTGACAACTCATTGTTGATAAGAAAACCGGTTGAGCATTTTTCAAAAAGGATGCTTACCCGATTAGGGGCCGTCATTATCAAGACGCAAGCTTTAAAAGAAGTTGGTGGATTTAATGAAGGCCTTCTCTTCTCTGAAGACAGCAACCTTTTCATAAGGTTGGCTGCCAGGAATGATTTCCTCTTTATCCCAAAAGTCCTGTATGTCCGCCGTGAGCGTTACGAGAGCTATTCCCGTCAAGAGCGCTCACCGCGTGAATGGTCGATAAAAAATTTCAAATCCCTCCTGAAAGAACCCGATTTTGCACCTTATCAAAAGCTTATTAAAAAGCGAATCAGCTACTTTTATTTGGATGACCATCGTTTTTACATGCGTCATCGCCACTATGTGAAAAGTCTCAAAGCATATTTTTGTTACAAAAACTATAACCGCCAGGCAAAGCTGGAATCTTGGAAAATGAAATGGAAAATGCGAGAAAAGAAGAGATGAAATCACTTTGCGGCTTGAAATGCACCTGATGCCTTGTGAAGTTTGCCCAACCAATGATCAAGCTCCAGAGGGTGTTGGATTATATGGTACTGATGCATAAATGTATTATCAATTGCAGGCCCTTCTCGCCGAATTGAGACGTAACGACCAAATTTGTTTTCATCGATATTCAGAAAACTTGCAAGCGTGTGAAGTACAATCTGAGGCGTTTTTTGAAGTGTGCGGTGGTCATAGATAAAAA is a genomic window containing:
- a CDS encoding glycosyltransferase; translated protein: MVCPTISVIIPCFNDGQCLAEAVESVKSQVGNFLLEDIFIVDDHSDDIQTQVVLSKLRVDPRIKVLSNMFSKGPSGARNTGLKVATASWVIFLDADDFLLPDSIEDRVKALEPYPEINWCGGDFKQRFPDGSYGNGPVYRNGEKKTPAFNNYSFDNSLLIRKPVEHFSKRMLTRLGAVIIKTQALKEVGGFNEGLLFSEDSNLFIRLAARNDFLFIPKVLYVRRERYESYSRQERSPREWSIKNFKSLLKEPDFAPYQKLIKKRISYFYLDDHRFYMRHRHYVKSLKAYFCYKNYNRQAKLESWKMKWKMREKKR